The following are from one region of the Bos mutus isolate GX-2022 chromosome 18, NWIPB_WYAK_1.1, whole genome shotgun sequence genome:
- the TSHZ3 gene encoding teashirt homolog 3, whose product MPRRKQQAPRRAAAYVSDELKAAALVDEDIDPGESPADGEPSAKYMCPEKELNKTCPSYQNSPAAEFSSHEMDSESHISETSDRMADFESGSIKNEEETKEVTIPPEDTTVSDSLEQMKAVYNNFLSNSYWSNLTLNLHQPSSEKNNGSSSSSSSSSSSCGSGSFDWHQSAMAKTLQQVSQSRMLPEPSLFSTVQLYRQSSKLYGSIFTGASKFRCKDCSAAYDTLVELTVHMNETGHYRDDNHETDNNNPKRWSKPRKRSLLEMEGKEDAQKVLKCMYCGHSFESLQDLSVHMIKTKHYQKVPLKEPVTPVAAKIIPAARKKASLELELPSSPDSTGGTPKAAMADTNDALQKNSNPYITPNNRYGHQNGASYAWHFEARKSQILKCMECGSSHDTLQELTAHMMVTGHFIKVTNSAMKKGKPIMETPVTPSITSLLDEKVQSVPLAATTFTSPSNTPASISPKLNVEVKKEADKEKAVLEEKPKEKEKACEEEEKYDISSKYHYLTENDLEESPKGGLDILKSLENTVTSAINKAQNGTPSWGGYPSIHAAYQLPNMMKLSLGSAGKSTPLKPMFGNSDIVSPTKNQTLITPPSSQTSPMPKTNFHAMEELVKKVTEKVAKVEEKMKEPEGKLSPPKRATPSPCSSDISEPIKMEASSDGGFKSQEDSPSPQRDGCKEGSPLAEPVENGKDLVKPMSSGLSSSTAIITDHPPEQPFVNPLSALQSVMNIHLGKAAKPSLPALDPMSMLFKMSNSLAEKAAVATPPPLQSKKADHLDRYFYHVSNDQPIDLTKGKNDKGCSLGSALLSPTSASPATSSSTVTTAKTSAVVSFMSNSPLRENALSDISDMLKNLTESHTSKSSTPSSISEKSDIDGATLEEAEEATPAQKRKGRQSNWNPQHLLILQAQFAASLRQTSEGKYIMSDLSPQERMHISRFTGLSMTTISHWLANVKYQLRRTGGTKFLKNLDTGHPVFFCNDCASQIRTPSTYISHLESHLGFRLRDLSKLSTEQINNQIAQTKSPSEKLVTSSPEEDLGTSYQCKLCNRTFASKHAVKLHLSKTHGKSPEDHLLYVSELEKQ is encoded by the coding sequence CCTATGTTTCAGATGAGTTAAAGGCTGCTGCCCTGGTAGATGAAGACATAGACCCAGGAGAGAGCCCTGCAGATGGAGAGCCGTCGGCTAAGTACATGTGCCCGGAAAAGGAGCTCAACAAGACCTGCCCGAGCTACCAGAACTCCCCGGCGGCCGAGTTTTCCAGCCACGAGATGGACAGCGAGTCCCACATCAGTGAGACCAGTGACCGGATGGCCGACTTTGAAAGTGGCTCCATCAAGAACGAAGAGGAGACCAAGGAGGTGACCATCCCACCAGAAGACACGACCGTATCTGACAGCCTGGAGCAGATGAAGGCCGTGTACAACAACTTCCTCTCCAACTCCTACTGGTCCAACCTCACCCTCAACCTGCACCAGCCGTCCTCGGAGAAGAACAacgggagcagcagcagcagcagcagtagcagcagcagctgcggcAGCGGGAGCTTCGACTGGCACCAGAGCGCCATGGCCAAGACCCTGCAGCAGGTGTCCCAGAGCCGCATGCTGCCCGAGCCCAGCCTGTTCAGCACGGTGCAGCTGTACCGGCAGAGCAGCAAGCTCTACGGCTCCATCTTCACCGGGGCCAGCAAGTTCCGCTGCAAAGACTGCAGTGCCGCCTATGACACCCTGGTGGAGCTGACGGTGCACATGAACGAGACGGGGCATTACCGCGACGACAACCATGAGACCGACAACAACAACCCCAAGCGCTGGTCCAAGCCCCGCAAACGCTCGCTGCTGGAAATGGAAGGCAAGGAGGATGCCCAGAAGGTGTTGAAGTGCATGTACTGTGGCCACTCGTTCGAGTCCCTCCAGGACTTGAGTGTCCATATGATCAAAACGAAACACTACCAAAAAGTGCCTCTGAAGGAACCCGTCACTCCCGTTGCAGCCAAAATCATCCCAGCCGCTCGGAAGAAGGCCTCGCTGGAGCTGGAGCTGCCCAGCTCCCCGGATTCCACCGGCGGCACCCCCAAAGCTGCCATGGCGGACACAAACGACGCGCTTCAGAAGAACTCCAACCCGTACATCACGCCAAATAACCGCTACGGCCACCAGAACGGGGCCAGCTACGCCTGGCACTTCGAGGCCCGCAAGTCCCAGATCCTCAAGTGCATGGAGTGCGGCAGCTCGCACGACACACTGCAGGAGCTCACGGCCCACATGATGGTGACTGGCCACTTCATCAAGGTCACCAACTCGGCCATGAAGAAGGGGAAGCCCATCATGGAGACGCCCGTCACGCCCAGCATCACCAGCCTGCTGGACGAGAAGGTGCAGTCCGTGCCCCTGGCTGCCACCACCTTCACATCCCCCTCCAACACGCCCGCCAGCATCTCCCCAAAACTGAACGTGGAGGTCAAGAAGGAAGCCGACAAGGAGAAAGCTGTCCTCGAAGAGAAGcccaaggaaaaagagaaggccTGCGAGGAGGAGGAGAAGTACGATATCTCTTCCAAGTACCACTATTTGACTGAGAACGACCTCGAAGAGAGCCCCAAGGGCGGGCTCGATATCCTCAAGTCCCTGGAAAACACAGTCACGTCGGCCATCAACAAGGCCCAGAATGGCACCCCCAGCTGGGGGGGCTACCCCAGCATCCACGCCGCCTACCAGCTCCCCAACATGATGAAGCTGTCTCTGGGCTCCGCAGGGAAAAGCACACCCCTGAAGCCCATGTTTGGCAACAGTGACATCGTGTCCCCCACAAAGAACCAGACCCTGATCACTCCACCCAGCAGCCAGACCTCCCCCATGCCCAAGACAAACTTTCACGCCATGGAGGAGCTGGTGAAAAAAGTCACCGAGAAAGTTGCCAAAGTCGAGGAGAAAATGAAGGAGCCTGAGGGCAAGCTTTCTCCACCCAAGCGGGCCACCCCATCCCCGTGCAGCAGCGACATCAGCGAGCCCATCAAGATGGAGGCATCCAGCGACGGCGGCTTCAAAAGCCAGGAGGACAGCCCCAGCCCCCAGCGGGACGGCTGCAAGGAGGGGAGCCCCCTGGCAGAGCCGGTGGAGAACGGCAAGGACCTGGTGAAGCCCATGAGCAGCGGCCTGAGCAGCAGCACGGCCATCATCACCGACCACCCACCCGAGCAGCCCTTCGTTAACCCTCTGAGCGCCCTGCAGTCGGTGATGAACATCCACCTGGGCAAGGCCGCCAAGCCCTCCCTGCCTGCGCTCGACCCCATGAGCATGCTTTTCAAGATGAGCAACAGCCTGGCCGAGAAGGCGGCGGTGGCCACCCCACcacccttgcagtccaagaaggCAGACCACCTCGACCGCTATTTCTACCACGTCAGCAACGACCAGCCCATAGACTTGACGAAAGGCAAGAATGACAAAGGCTGCTCTTTGGGTTCAGCGCTTCTGTCACCCACGTCCGCTTCCCCGGCAACCTCCTCATCCACGGTGACAACGGCAAAGACATCTGCCGTCGTATCATTCATGTCAAACTCGCCGCTACGCGAGAACGCCTTGTCAGATATATCCGATATGCTGAAGAACTTGACAGAGAGCCACACGTCAAAGTCCTCCACCCCTTCCAGCATCTCTGAGAAGTCTGACATTGACGGGGCCACCCTGGAGGAGGCCGAGGAGGCGACGCCCGCGCAGAAGAGGAAGGGCCGCCAGTCAAACTGGAACCCCCAGCACCTGCTCATCCTCCAGGCGCAGTTCGCCGCCAGCCTCCGGCAGACCTCGGAGGGCAAGTACATCATGTCGGACCTGAGCCCCCAGGAGCGCATGCACATCTCCAGGTTCACTGGGCTCTCCATGACCACCATCAGCCACTGGCTGGCCAACGTCAAGTACCAGCTGCGAAGGACAGGTGGAACAAAGTTCCTCAAAAACTTGGACACCGGCCACCCTGTGTTCTTTTGTAACGACTGCGCGTCACAAATCAGGACTCCCTCCACATACATCAGCCACCTCGAGTCACACCTGGGCTTCCGGCTACGGGATTTGTCCAAACTGTCCACTGAACAGATTAACAATCAGATAGCACAAACCAAGTCACCGTCAGAAAAACTGGTGACGTCCTCCCCCGAGGAGGACCTGGGGACCTCCTACCAGTGCAAACTTTGCAATCGGACCTTTGCGAGCAAGCATGCGGTTAAACTTCACCTCAGCAAAACACACGGGAAGTCCCCTGAGGACCACCTTCTGTATGTTTCTGAGTTAGAGAAGCAGTAG